The sequence GTGCGGAGCTTTAGGCATGGCGCTTGACTATCTGCACGCCCACCCGAAGCGGGAGAAGCTCAGAACGCAACCGCTCATTCCCTCGCCGTAAGCGTTCAATTCCTCACCGAGCCTCGCGTAGACCGTATGTCGAGTTTCCCGATATGGGCGAAACTCATGACTATGGTCTGCGCACGGATCGCTTCCCGACAGTATGCAGGGCCTCCACGCTCTGGTTGACCACGATTCATGTTCTTGTGGGTTGCGGCAGCTCAAATCAGCTGTAACCCTTCGCGTCGATACAGTAACCGACCCTGTTCACTCGTTCCTTGACGCGCCCGCCCTCGACCAGAGCAGACGGCCTTCATGTTCCTGTGGCCTGCCTAGGCTCGGTCCGTTCAAGATTTGAAAAAGAAGGCAGGAGGCAACTGGGTAGTTCTTGCGGCGACTGTCGCTGCCCGGTGCCCCCTTTGCGGATGGATACTTCTGCGGTTTATTCGGGGTGGCGACGCTTCTCATGCACCTCCAGCGAGGGTTTGTCCACAAACGTCATCCCGCATCGATTGCAGCGGAAACGCCTCTCGCCCGGCAACGCGAGGAACCTGCCGTCGGTCGGAAGCCTCGGGACCGGGTACAACGCCCGGAGCACGGGAAACCTCCGCGACATAGCGGTCATCTCTTCCGCGCGACGCACGAACTCCGTCCGGATCGCGACGGCCCGTTGCTTGGTGATCCGCGCCCAGGTTTCGAGGGTTAGAGGACGATACGTCTTCACCTCGCGATCGTAGGAGATCGGGTAGATGTCGTAGCTCGCCATCGCCTCGACCACCTTGCGGAACACCGTCTTGTCGGTGAGCCCATCGTTCACGTACCGGCTGTACTCGGGCTGAAGCCAGAACCACTCGGAGAAATCCACGGTGACCTTGCGCATCGCGGCCACGAACGTGTGGGCGGCGAAGTAGTCCGACGTGTTGTCGTAGTCGAGGCCCGCGTCTTCCATAACCTCGCGCAGGGTGAAACCGTCACGACCACCTCGGAGGTAGACCCGGAGCGTGTCACGAATCGCTCTCTGAACGGGCCCGTGGGGGCCGCGCCATCCATGGCGGCGGAGCCACCCGCTGAGATCGTGAGCCCGAGGATTGGGATCTTCGGGCATGTTACGCCTCGTGGGACGCCTGCTCGCTCTCCTCCCATTCCCGCTTCCAGCGCTTCTCCGCCTCCTGGGCCTGGCGCAGGGTATCTCCGAGCTTGGCCCGTACTTCCTCGAGAACCTCGATTGCCTTCGCGCGCAGCTGGGGCGTTCGGAAGAGCTCGAGGTACGTGATGTCGAGCTTCTCCACCCCAGCGTACAGGTCTGCGACCCGGTTGAGCAGCCGCTCATCCGAGTCGAGCGCCCGTTGCCATTGCTTGGAGGGGCCCTCCTGAGCGTAGTGTGCGGCCTCTTTCAAGGACTGCTTGATCTCGCGCCCGGCCTTCACGCGAGACTTCGCAGCGTGCTTGATCTGTCGCACGATGGTCCGGCGTTGATCCGGCCGGGCAGTCCTGACCGCCGACAGCGCCTGGTCAAGCTCGTCGGTCTCGAGCTCGCCTTTGGCACGGGCGCTGGCCAGCTGCTTGGCCTCCTGCGGAGCCTCTTTGGCAAGGCTCGCGAGGTGGGCTGCGTCCCGAGTGGACAGCTCTTCCGGGAGAATCCCGGGGAGCTCCCGGCGTCCGCGGTACGCCGCCAGGGCGCGTTCCACGCTCCTCTTCGAGATTCCGAGGTCGGAAGCGATCCTC is a genomic window of Thermoplasmata archaeon containing:
- a CDS encoding ParB/RepB/Spo0J family partition protein, producing MTTPLRLEFVPLGKLRKNPFNPRKTFDPTEDDALKLGDMAQSIRRDGVLSPIIVRPLNGGFQVAAGERRRMAAELANLKAIPAIVKELDDDTMRRFAIVENIHRLPLTNRELEDALGQLWEQEHRSGEGPEVVKRIASDLGISKRSVERALAAYRGRRELPGILPEELSTRDAAHLASLAKEAPQEAKQLASARAKGELETDELDQALSAVRTARPDQRRTIVRQIKHAAKSRVKAGREIKQSLKEAAHYAQEGPSKQWQRALDSDERLLNRVADLYAGVEKLDITYLELFRTPQLRAKAIEVLEEVRAKLGDTLRQAQEAEKRWKREWEESEQASHEA